The Prochlorococcus sp. MIT 0801 genomic sequence TCTTCTCTTCTCTTATTTTTTAGTGGGGTTGGCGTATACGTTTAAGTGATGGCAATCTTTTTTACTTGTTTCTCGGTTCTTTCTCGACCTTCGAATTTCTTCTTTTCCCTTCTTTGCATCCTTTAATTCGATCCTGTTTTGGCCTGGTGTCACACCCCCTAGACTCATGCTTATCGTTTTGTGCTCGAGAGAAGATCATCTGTTGTTCGCAGTCTAATGAAAATTCCATTAATTTAAAATTTGTAGTCTTCTAAAAAAAATGTTTTCATCAAGGAAAAAAGCACCTCAGAAGGCAATTCCTCAAGCAAATTCTTTTGCTGCTGATACCTTTTTGCTTAGAAGAGGCTCTGAGGCTACTAGGTATAAACTTGCTGCATTGATGATGTTTGTTGCTGGATTTGGTTTGCTAACTTTAGGAACTTGGGTTCTCAATGATTTTAATTTTCTAACTTTTACAAACTGAGTTTGTAAGTTGATATTCAATTCATAAATATGGATTGAATTAATATACAATAACCAGAATTTAGTTAATAAATTCTGGTTATTGTATTTTTCAATCTGAAATTTTATCTCTTGTGTCTTAAAATTGGGATGTGGCAACAATTAAATGTCAAATTCTTGGAATCAATACTTTTCACATTATTCAGATTGGGACGAGGCACATTGTTTTAATGTCAGAATCGAACTCAAATTTGAGGAAGAAATAAAACGACTTGGTTATATTGAATACTTGAAGTCTGATGATATTTTTCTGAAAGATGAAAATATTTCTAACAAGACTCTCCCTAGAAGTAAAACTTATATTAAGAATAAAAATGAGATTCTATTGTCTTTCGATGTTCCTTACGATTGGTCTATTGATACTGATTGGGAGGATAAAGCACTTATTCTTCTTGGCCTAAACGACGAATGGGTCATAGACTCATCAGTTGAAGACAAATAAGTTGTTAATCCAAGATTCTTAAATTAAATTATTTAACTGCTGAATTAGTTTTATGAGTAAAAAATAATTGCTAGACCTTTTTGCGTTATGTAAAACTCTTTCTCTTCTCGACTTAAATCTATTGCTAATTCCTCACCTTCTTTAATTGCTTGTTCATAAGGAGGTTTTGCAGGAGAATTGCCTTTATAAATCGCTGCAATTCCTAAGGGAGTTGCGTTCCATGCAAAATTATCTGTTTCTCCAATGAGAGGCTGATTTAAAGCTTCTTCAAGAAGATTGGATGATTTTGATGTTGTACGAATTGCTGTTGATGTCATGTTTATATTTTAGATTTCTTATAAAAAAAACTTGTTTAGTTATCCTTAGAAGAAGGTATATATCCACTTTCTAGTGCATTGGATTGTTTTTTGCGTCATTTTTGTTGATCTCTGCATCCTTTATAATGCCTAGGCCTTTTTATTATTTCTTAGCGCTAGATAGATTTTATTAAATCATTTAAAAAATCCTTATTATTTATCTTGTATCATTTTTTGAAACAGAATAAATTGTTTAAACTGTTCAATTAACTTTTCGTTAGAATCTTCTTTAGACTCGGATAAATCATAATCTGGATAATAGTTGTACTTTTTTTTGTTGTAAGTTATACCTTTATCTGAGATCAATTCATCAAGATCGTTATAGTTTAAGGATGATTTATATATATTATTTTCTTTGCAATAAAGGTTCTTTACAATTTGATCACTAGAATTTTGAAGATCGAATCCAACTCTTGCCATCAAGGCTTCTTCTACTAATATCCCTACCACTTTTGATTGGCTAAGCTTTTCTTTAATTGCAATTTTGGTTATCGTCTTTTGAGCATTAATTGATGGAAGATAGCCAATCCTTTTTCTTATGGAGGGCATAAATATTTATTTAGATGAAATTTAATTTACTTTACCTACTGGTTGATTATCAAATATTCTATGTATTTCTTGACCTATAAATTTTAAAAAATCCAATCAGCTAACATTATTTTTGCTTTCTCCATTTCATTATTAGCCTTATACTCATTTATTTTTTTTAAAGCTGAGTATGCCATTTCTCCTTTATCCCAAAAAAGAATGTGATTTATAGGGCTTAGAAGATTAGATTCACTTCCAGAATTTGTATTTTTTTTAGGCATTAGTTTATCGATAAAGAGTTATTTCTCAATTTGAATTAGATAGTTAACTATAATTCCAGAATAGACTATTGACTTTCATTTCTATGAAAAAATAAAGTAAAATATATTTTTTAGGTATTTAGGACTAATAATAATTGTTTTTCTAAGATATTTTTTTGAGCTATTTTCTTTTGTCTTCAGGAAACTCTGGTTTCTCTTTCTTTTTTCTCCTACCGTCTGAAAGCTCTAATAAAGTTGAAAGTTGCTCATATACTGATCTGAGTGATGATAGCTCAGGAAGTAAACCGTCGTTCCTGAGGTCTTCATCCATATATCTAAGCTCTTGTCTTACATATGAGAGAATTGATTTCGCTTCATCTCTTTTTGGGCCAGCCATATTTTTCTTTAATTTTTGAAAAGATACAACAAAAATGAACTGAATTAAGATTTCAACTGCGTATCAAGACAATGCGTCTTTACTCAATATCTTTAATCAATAATCTTTTTTGATTTTTAAAATTTAGTTTTGACTCAATAAATAAAAGTAATAAATAAATTATTTATTTATTACTTTTATTAAAATATAAATTAATAGAACTTTGTTCTTTGATGACTTCAGATCTTGTCATTATTGGTGGGGGTGCCTCTGGCTTTATGGGGGCAATCACCGCTATTACTAATGGCGTTAGATCTGTTGTCATTCTAGAGGGCACATCAAAAGTACTTGAAAAAGTTAAAATTAGTGGTGGTGGTAGATGTAATTTAACCAATTCATGTGTCGAGATTTCTAATTTAGTAAATAATTATCCAAGAGGAGAAAAGCAACTATTAGGACTGTTTAATAGATTTTCCACTACTGAAACTTTTGATTGGTTTCAAAAGAGAGGAGTTAGTCTTAAAGTAGAGAAAGATGGCAGAGTATTTCCTTGCTCTGATTCTTCTGAAGATGTTATAAGCTGTTTGACTGCTGCTGCGAAAAACTCTGGTGTAAAGGTATTAACTAATTCTCATGTAAAGCAAATTAGCAAAATAAATGGTGGCTTTAACTTATTAGTTAGAGGTAACAATTCCTTTAAAGCCAAAAATATTTTGATTTGTAGTGGTGGTCATCCTAGTGGACGTAGATTAGCAAAGAGTCTTGGGCATTCAATTATTCAGCCTGTTCCATCTCTTTTTTCTTTTTCTACTGCAGAAAGCTCATTAAGTGATTGTTCAGGTGTTGCTTTAGATGTTCAGATTAAACTAAAAGTAAACAACAAAAAATATTCCGGGAAAGGCCCTATCTTGATAACACATAAAGGCTTTAGTGGTCCAGTGATACTTAGGATCTCTGCCTTTAGTGCAAGAAATCTATACAGAAACAAATATAATTGTGAATTAAGAATAAATTGGCTTTGTATGCATGAAAATGAAGTCAGATTAAAATTAGATCTATATAAATTAGAAAATGCTAAGAAATCAATATTCAATAATAAACCTTTCCATAGTCTTCCACGAAGATTGTGGAAATCTTTCCTCTTAAGTTTAAATGTTGATAGACAATTGAAATGGGCAGAACTATCTAAATCAGAAAAAGAGTCTTTAATCAAATGTTTAACAATGAAAACCTACTTGATAAAAGGTCGTGGTCCGTATGGGGAGGAATTTGTAACTGCTGGAGGAGTATCACTTAAGGAAATTAATTTTAAAACTATGGAAAGTAAGATATGTAAGGGGGTATTCTTTGCAGGAGAAATATTAGATATTGATGGTGTTACGGGCGGTTTTAATTTCCAACATTGCTGGACTAGTGGTTGGGTGGCTGGAAAGTCAATATCTTTGAGTTAGATACAAATATATAATTTTTTATTGGCTTTCATTTAAATGTATATATGCAGAATAATTAGCCAAGTGAAGCGATTAACGCTGGTAAAGCAACTATTATTATGCCTACAGACGCAGTAGCGGCAAGAAGTGATGTGCTCAAGAGGCAGTTCTAATTCAAACAAATATTAGTACGTTGCTTGCATCACTAATGTGAGTATTAATACTAATCAAAGTGATTGATTTTTGTGTCTTTGTAAGGGTTCCCAAGGATCTGATTTTTTGATTAGATAACAAATATATTGATGTTTCTTTTTAAGTGCTGCTGGGAGCATTTATTTCAAGCAATTCCAATTAACTGCACATAAAAACTTTTAAAACACTTTCTAGGTATTAATACTTATCGTCACCTTTTGTGTTGTTCCTGTCCACGCTTTATGTCCCGCTGCAATTAAAGTTCATTCAATTAAAATAAGTCAAATTGCTTACTTCTGTCCTCGTTAAATCAATATTTAAGGATTTTGCAATCCTTCTTTTAAGAGTTTTTACTGGTGCGTTACTTATCCATCATGGATTTGAAAAATTAAACGACATCAATAATTTTGCTGATGCATTTGTGCGTCCCCTCCACTTACCTTTCCCTGTGACGCTTTCTTACATGGCTGCCGCTTCCGAAATAGTTGGAAGTTGGGCTTTAATTATTGGTCTTGGAACACGACTAGGAGCTTTCGCAATATTAGGGACAATGAGTGTAGCTATCTACCATGCCTTAGTCACATCAGGTTTTAACATTTATTTATTGGAACTTTTAGCTCTGTATTTCGCTTCTGCTACCTCAATAATATTATTAGGCCCTGGTAAATTCTCGGCTGATTATTTAGTAACTGAGATTTTCATAAACAAATTAAATCCAGTTAATTCTGCTCCCAACCTGAAAACAATCGATACTGTTTATCCTAATAAAAAAACTAATATATCAAAAAAATCAAAGCAAGATAAAAATTTTGCATTTCCTTTCTCTAGCTTTTTATCGCCCTAGTTAGAGCCTAAACTTTTTGTACTTATTTCTTTTTTTTTACAGACCAGTAAAACCACATCCAAGTTGGTAATGTAATAAAGAATCCAATTAAAACAATATAGCTTTTTGTCGTGTCCCAAGAGGCCTTATAACACATTTTTTTGATCTTGCTAGAATCACTAATTTTTGAACTTAAATTTCTACAAATATTTAATCCATGTACACTTAGAGTGCCATAAGTTATGGCTGTTGGAACCGTAGCAAGAAATATTGCAAGTATTAGATTGCCTAATCTCAGGTTGAGGTCTTTTCTTTTTTGAGTATCCATATATATATTCTTAACCATCTCTATGAGATAGCCCAGTATAATTGTTATTTTTTTACAAAATAGTGATCATGCTTTCTTTATTATCTTTTTAATCCATTGTGCGAAAATATAGAGAGATTAGTTTTTGCGGATTTTTACGCAATCAGTATTTTATAAACAATTAAATATTATTGAAAACTTTTGATATGTTGGAACTTTATAAACTTTGTAAAAATATTGATGCTTAATATCCTTATCTTAAGCTAAAATAAAAAAATTGAAGCAATTTAATTTATCCTATAATGTCTACTAGTAAAAGAGAGGAAGTTAGTTCTCATTTGCGTTATATCAGACAGGAACTACGAGATTTGGATCAAATGCTTGGCCAGGATGGCTTGTTGCCTGAGTTGTCTGAGCTTAAAGAAGTCTATAACTCATTAGATGCCCTACATCAATTGCTTTCAGGTAAAATCAAAAAGAAACCTAAGCCTGAATTTGATGATTGATGAAATTAACTAGTTTTTGAACAATACTTTAAGAATTTACAGTATTAAATTTAATTATTTATATTGAACAATATTTGCTTGGATTAAAAAAATAAACTACTAACAAAATACATATAGTGCAGACAATTAAACTAATGATATAAAAATAGATATGAAAAAATAAGTATAAAAATCGAAAAATTTAAAACCTTATTGAATCTGATTAATCGATTATCGTTCTAAAAGTAAATCTCAGGCTTTGCTGCCAGAATTGATGTGGTGTGAATAAATGGATTTTAAAACAAGATATGTAAGAAATTTCACAAAATGATATTTCCACTTGCACCGATGATCCTTCTGATGGTTAATGGTTGCTTCATCTTTCTTTAAATCTTATTGGAAAAATAATTTTTTTCTAATAAGTCATTAATAATTATTTCTTTAACAAATACTTGAATTACTACAGCCATTGGAATTGCTAACAATAAACCAAGTGGTCCAAAAAGAATAGTGAATATAAATTGTGCAGTAATTGTCAAACCAGGTAATAATTTGACTTGCTTTTGCATTATTGAAGGAGTTATTACATAGCTCTCTATATTTTGAATAACTACATATAAGCCCAGAACAGCAAGCGATTTCCATGGTGTATCTAGCAATGCTACAGATAGAGGGAAAATAGTGCTGATTGTTGGACCTACATTTGGGATGATATTTAAAACACCAGCTATTAAAGCATTTGCAATTACAAGTTTTATTCCTAATAAATATAACCCAATAGAAGCAAGTATCGCTACAAAAATTGAACTTAATAGAACTCCAGCCATCCAACTACTTAGTGCATTTCCGCATCTCAATAAAATAGTTCTTGCGCGTCTTCTGTAAAATGATGGGACTAATAATATAGCAACTTCTCTATAGGAGTTCGGTTGTATAGCTATCATTAAACTAACTGATATTATGAAAAACAATTGAAGTATTCCTATCCCTACATTACCGGCTAAACTAACTAACTTTGTAATGCTATCCGTTACACCACTAGCTAGGGTCGCACCGTCTGGAATCATACTTAACTTAGTTGTTAGTATTGATCTGTCGGCGAGGTTAGGATTATTATCTTTATATATAATCTCAGCGAAATTTAAAAAGGTGTTTATTGATAGATCCCATAGTTTGCTTGCGGCTGATGGTATTTGACTTATTAACTCTTGAAATTGACTAGTGAATTGTGGGATAATTATAACTATTGAAAGACTTGAAATTAGTAATATAGAAATTATAGCTATTACTAAAGATATCCACCTAGGGACCTTAAAGAAATCTCTTATTTTACCAGTAATAGTACAAAGAGCCATTGCTAAGATTATCGAAGCAAAAAATAGTATTATTATTTCTTTTAAACTCCATAAAATCAATATTGAAATAATTAAAGCTGTAATTGATAGCAAGCTAGTTGGTTTCAATTTAAATAATTAATTATGAGACAATGAATTTGCATATCTTGATGCGAAGCGCATAAACCTCTCGAATTCTTTTTCTGTTTTCCAATCATAAGTGGACTTTATTTCTTTAATATGATCATCTGAAATAGATAAATCAATTTTTTTAGTTGAAAGCTCACCTTCGGAATCTATAAGATACATTTTCTTAACAGATTTATAATTAGTTAGTGTTATTGTTGTAGGCCTATAGAATTTATATACCGCTTTACCTTTTTTGCCATCGAGGTCTCTAAATAAACGAATTTCAGGATGATCTTTTTCGTTTTTACCTTTAACAAATTGAATTCCAACATTCTCATTGATTTTAGTCATATTTTCTTTGGATTTAATTAAAAGAGATTTCCTTATTTGAAACTATAGGGGATTAAGGTTCTCATTCAAGATTTTATTTAATGATGATTTTAGGCTTAAACCACTAAGATTAATTGAATTTATATTATTTGTTTTTTTAAGCTCGTATTCATAGCACTTGTCATAATAATCGAGCATGGATTCAGCGGCTTTTGACCATTCTTTTCTTTCAATCGCCGTTAATGCTTCTTTTGTTCTTTGTGGACCTAATCTCTTACTTATTCTATTTACAGCATCTTTTAATTCAGTTTGTGAATTTTGACTATAAACATTGACTAAATTCTTTACACGTTCATTTTTATCTTTAATTATTTCAATGATCGGTGCTTTTTTCATTTTTGTATACAAACTATTTGGTATTCGACATTTACCTAGATTAGAACTTTCTGCTTCAATCCATATCTCCATAGCACTATTTTTTTGAAAGTTATATATTGATTCTGCGAGAATATTTTCAAATTGTTGAGTTGTAGGTTGCGCCCTCATACCTAATGAACCAAAACTACTCCCTCTGTGATTAGCAATTCCCTCTAGATCAATTACATGTATATTTTCTTCATTTATATAATTTAAGATGTCTGTTTTCCCTGTACCTGTTTTACCTCCTAAAAGTCTTATTGGTAAATCATTCTCAAATTGATTTAAAACCCATTTTCTATAGTTTTTATATCCACCTTTTAGTAAATATGTCCTAAAACCTTTTGTTCGTGCAAGCCAGGCAAAAGCACTAGATCTCATGCCACCTCTCCAACAATATATTCGTAATGATTTATTCCTTCCTTCTTTTTTTGTGGTGATATGATGGATTATTTCTAATAGTTTTTTAGTGTTAGGAATGGTTATTGTTAATCCATTAAATATTGCTTTTAAGCGACTTTCTTTTTTATAACTTTTCCCAATTATCTCTCTTTCGCTATCAGAAAATAAAGGAATATTGACAGCACCAGGCCAATGACCTTGCCAAAATTCGCTAGGACTTCTTACATCAATAATTGGACTGGTTAAATTTCGAAAATCCGTAACGGGAAAGCTCGAATTGGTAGGTTTCTCTGACATAGTATTAGTGCTTAGGTCATTTTAGGCCTGCAGTTGATCATGACTGAAGAAAAATCACATCCAAATAAAGAGAGCATAGAGGAGTTCTTAGAGGCTTTTAAGATGGCTTCAGAAAGGAAACGACTCGGATTGTTAAATGGTTTAGAGGAGAGGGTTGAGGAGCTTCTTGGCCTTGGGTCAACTTTAATGTCTGGCTTTGACCCTGGTATTTATGACTGGCCTCCTGGCTTCATTTTGCAACTCATTCATAAAACTGATAAAGATTTCATAAAAAATACTCTCAATTGTGATGACCTTTCTTGGTTTGATTCCCCATCAGCTGTTGGTTTTGATTATTCACCTCTTCAGCGATTTTTATTAAATGAAAGCTATGAGGATGCTGACCGTTTTACAAGCTCGAAACTTAGAGAGCTTGCAGGAGAAAAGGCAGTAAAAAGAGGGTATGTTTATTTCTCTGAGGTTGAATCAATACCTTCGATTGATTTGTCAACTTTGGATAAACTTTGGGTTGTTTATTCTAGAGGAAAATTTGGCTTTACAGTTCAAGCGAAAATATTAGATTCATTAGGGGGAAGATATGACAATCTTTGGCCTCGAATAGGTTGGAAAAAAGATGGCATATGGACTAGATATCCGAAAGCATTTGATTGGTCAATTGAAGCACCTAATGGTCACATGCCGTTGGTTAATCAACTGAGAGGAGTTCGTTTGATGGATGCGTTACTAAACCATCGAGTATTTAAAACTAAAAGTTAACCATTTAATTATTAATGCTTAAGTTTTTCTCAAATAATACTTTTGATGACTTAAATTACGTTTTAATTCCAAACTAATTTTTTGATCAGAAGACTAATTTACTAAATCTGTTTTAATTAATTGTGGTGCCTTCTAAAAATTGGGATGTATTTATTCATCCCTCTACTTTAAAACTATCATCATTTATTGAAACTCTTTTAGAGCCTGTAATATGTAGAGAAACTGCAAAAAAGATTGAATTAGGATTGCATGAGGCCCTTGTTAATGCTGTAGTACATGGAAACTTATCTGATCCTAATAAAGTTATTCGAGTTCGAAGAGTTCTTACTCCATATTGGTTCGTTTGGCAAATTCAGGACGAAGGATTAGGCGTAGTTAAAACTAAAAGAGTGAGTTCTCTACCTTTAGAAATTGATGCTAATAGCGGAAGAGGAATTTATTTAATTCATAAGTGTTTTGATGATGTCAGATGGAGTAGGAAAGGGAATAGACTGCAATTATCATTCAAGAAATAATTTTTTAATGACTTTTACATCCTGTATCTTTAATTTCTTCTTTAATCCATAATATTGCTTGGTTAAGTAATTTTTCTATTTCTGCTTCATCTCCATCATTAATCAATTGTGAAATAGCTGACATGATTAATTCGGCGCTTCTTCTTTGTTTGTTTCCCCTAAATTGATGCCAGTTGTCATTATTAAGACTGATTTCATGATGGAGTTCTTTTGCCAGTAACTTAACTTTTCCTGGCCATATGTTTTTGTGTGTTTTTAGCATAAAATAATATTTATTTGTGACTTTTTTAAATCATTTTATCAATAAAATCAATTTGGCTTGGTTGCTTTCCATACTTTAGTCATGAAGTGGGATTCAGAAGTTATAGATGAAAATCCACTTTCTTCTAATCTTAAGTTTATGTTATCAACTATGTAATCTCTGTAGTAAGGTTCATGAAAGATTTTGTGAAAGTTTTCCATTATTGGAGTGAACTTTGGAGAATCTTCTATTTGAATGGAGTCGGCAAGAACAAGTATTCCGCCAGGTTCTAACAATCTGAAGCATTCGTTCAAAACATTCTGTCGTGCATCTCTGGGAAGTTCGTGAAATAGAAAAACACAAGTTAATGCATGAAAACTCTCGGATGCATAGGGCATTTTCTCTGCATTTCCTTTGGTCAGTTGAACAAGATCTCCACTTCTGGAACTTAGATATTTACTTGCTTGTTTTAGGTATGAGCCTGACAAATCAAGACCATAAAGTTCAACTTGAGGTAATGCACTTTGTATTTGCTGTAGTGTTCTTCCCGTTCCTGTCGCTATGTCTAAAACCTTTACTTTCCTTGAGCCTTCAGATAGATATTTTTTCAAACCTCTTTTTAAAGGAGATAAAACTCTTCTTCTCATAGAATCGGCAGTCCCATTGAAAAGAATCTCAACTTGTAAGTCATAAATTTCAGCAGAATGGTCACTTAGGTAACCATCTGTTTGGTGATGAAAATTCTGTAGATAGTAGTCAGGGTAATCTTCTTCATTGATAATTTTTGGGATTTCTCTGGTCTTATTTTTTTTTCGCCTCTTCCAAGTTTGTGGCATATCTAGCCAAACCAAGGGATATTTCTTTGCCCATTCAAACCATGGAGCTTCGAAAAGTTGTGATTTAGGGTAAATACCTGCCTCTGCTTCTCTCCAATCAATATTTTCTAGTTTTTCCATTGATCTTCTAACTTCTTTTATTAGATCTTGATTGATTGGAAAATTTCCTGGAGCGGCTCCAGGTGCAAATACTTCCATTAACTTTGTACTCAACTCTTTATGAGCTAACCCAGCAAGCGTTTTCCCTTGTTGAAGAGTATGGTAAGCAATTTTTTTAAGGCTTGGCGCTGCCATGAACCATTTTCTAATTTATCTATTATCTAACAGATTTGATTGATTAGTGACGAGTTACCTAAAAAAAAATTAAGGTCTATGCATAATTTTGCATAGACCTTAATTCTGCATCCTAAAAATTATTAGAGGAATTTATTTTAAGCGTCGTAGTACATGGTGAATTCATGAGGATGAGGCCTTTGTCTTAGCTGTTGAACTTCTTCGTATTTAAGCTCTATCCAGTTATTAATGAAATCTTCTGTAAATACTCCCCCTTCAGTTAAATAATTGTTGTCATTTTTTAATGCC encodes the following:
- a CDS encoding NAD(P)/FAD-dependent oxidoreductase — protein: MTSDLVIIGGGASGFMGAITAITNGVRSVVILEGTSKVLEKVKISGGGRCNLTNSCVEISNLVNNYPRGEKQLLGLFNRFSTTETFDWFQKRGVSLKVEKDGRVFPCSDSSEDVISCLTAAAKNSGVKVLTNSHVKQISKINGGFNLLVRGNNSFKAKNILICSGGHPSGRRLAKSLGHSIIQPVPSLFSFSTAESSLSDCSGVALDVQIKLKVNNKKYSGKGPILITHKGFSGPVILRISAFSARNLYRNKYNCELRINWLCMHENEVRLKLDLYKLENAKKSIFNNKPFHSLPRRLWKSFLLSLNVDRQLKWAELSKSEKESLIKCLTMKTYLIKGRGPYGEEFVTAGGVSLKEINFKTMESKICKGVFFAGEILDIDGVTGGFNFQHCWTSGWVAGKSISLS
- a CDS encoding DoxX family protein, giving the protein MLTSVLVKSIFKDFAILLLRVFTGALLIHHGFEKLNDINNFADAFVRPLHLPFPVTLSYMAAASEIVGSWALIIGLGTRLGAFAILGTMSVAIYHALVTSGFNIYLLELLALYFASATSIILLGPGKFSADYLVTEIFINKLNPVNSAPNLKTIDTVYPNKKTNISKKSKQDKNFAFPFSSFLSP
- a CDS encoding AI-2E family transporter, producing MKPTSLLSITALIISILILWSLKEIIILFFASIILAMALCTITGKIRDFFKVPRWISLVIAIISILLISSLSIVIIIPQFTSQFQELISQIPSAASKLWDLSINTFLNFAEIIYKDNNPNLADRSILTTKLSMIPDGATLASGVTDSITKLVSLAGNVGIGILQLFFIISVSLMIAIQPNSYREVAILLVPSFYRRRARTILLRCGNALSSWMAGVLLSSIFVAILASIGLYLLGIKLVIANALIAGVLNIIPNVGPTISTIFPLSVALLDTPWKSLAVLGLYVVIQNIESYVITPSIMQKQVKLLPGLTITAQFIFTILFGPLGLLLAIPMAVVIQVFVKEIIINDLLEKNYFSNKI
- the psb28 gene encoding photosystem II reaction center protein Psb28, whose protein sequence is MTKINENVGIQFVKGKNEKDHPEIRLFRDLDGKKGKAVYKFYRPTTITLTNYKSVKKMYLIDSEGELSTKKIDLSISDDHIKEIKSTYDWKTEKEFERFMRFASRYANSLSHN
- the mnmH gene encoding tRNA 2-selenouridine(34) synthase MnmH, which codes for MSEKPTNSSFPVTDFRNLTSPIIDVRSPSEFWQGHWPGAVNIPLFSDSEREIIGKSYKKESRLKAIFNGLTITIPNTKKLLEIIHHITTKKEGRNKSLRIYCWRGGMRSSAFAWLARTKGFRTYLLKGGYKNYRKWVLNQFENDLPIRLLGGKTGTGKTDILNYINEENIHVIDLEGIANHRGSSFGSLGMRAQPTTQQFENILAESIYNFQKNSAMEIWIEAESSNLGKCRIPNSLYTKMKKAPIIEIIKDKNERVKNLVNVYSQNSQTELKDAVNRISKRLGPQRTKEALTAIERKEWSKAAESMLDYYDKCYEYELKKTNNINSINLSGLSLKSSLNKILNENLNPL
- a CDS encoding GUN4 domain-containing protein: MTEEKSHPNKESIEEFLEAFKMASERKRLGLLNGLEERVEELLGLGSTLMSGFDPGIYDWPPGFILQLIHKTDKDFIKNTLNCDDLSWFDSPSAVGFDYSPLQRFLLNESYEDADRFTSSKLRELAGEKAVKRGYVYFSEVESIPSIDLSTLDKLWVVYSRGKFGFTVQAKILDSLGGRYDNLWPRIGWKKDGIWTRYPKAFDWSIEAPNGHMPLVNQLRGVRLMDALLNHRVFKTKS
- a CDS encoding ATP-binding protein — encoded protein: MPSKNWDVFIHPSTLKLSSFIETLLEPVICRETAKKIELGLHEALVNAVVHGNLSDPNKVIRVRRVLTPYWFVWQIQDEGLGVVKTKRVSSLPLEIDANSGRGIYLIHKCFDDVRWSRKGNRLQLSFKK
- a CDS encoding DUF6439 family protein, which produces MLKTHKNIWPGKVKLLAKELHHEISLNNDNWHQFRGNKQRRSAELIMSAISQLINDGDEAEIEKLLNQAILWIKEEIKDTGCKSH
- a CDS encoding class I SAM-dependent methyltransferase gives rise to the protein MAAPSLKKIAYHTLQQGKTLAGLAHKELSTKLMEVFAPGAAPGNFPINQDLIKEVRRSMEKLENIDWREAEAGIYPKSQLFEAPWFEWAKKYPLVWLDMPQTWKRRKKNKTREIPKIINEEDYPDYYLQNFHHQTDGYLSDHSAEIYDLQVEILFNGTADSMRRRVLSPLKRGLKKYLSEGSRKVKVLDIATGTGRTLQQIQSALPQVELYGLDLSGSYLKQASKYLSSRSGDLVQLTKGNAEKMPYASESFHALTCVFLFHELPRDARQNVLNECFRLLEPGGILVLADSIQIEDSPKFTPIMENFHKIFHEPYYRDYIVDNINLRLEESGFSSITSESHFMTKVWKATKPN